From Bacillus oleivorans, a single genomic window includes:
- a CDS encoding 3-oxoacyl-ACP reductase: protein MKLQEQVVLITGGSRGLGLETVKAFAREGARVVINYFHSEENAYELQNQIGERAIAIRADVRNPIQVREMFAKAKKHFGSPITTIVNNALVNFKFDPVAKKDAFFIEWEDYHAQLEGAIRGALNTVQAGINDMKEIGYGRIISIGTNLFQNPVVAYHDYTTSKAALVGFTRNMANELGQYGITVNMVSGGLLKVTDASSATSEEVFQLIENTTPLRKVTDPAEVADAVVFFASPWARAVTGQNLIVDGGLVMK, encoded by the coding sequence ATGAAACTTCAAGAACAGGTTGTCCTAATCACCGGAGGAAGCAGGGGCTTAGGGCTCGAGACGGTCAAGGCATTTGCGCGGGAAGGTGCAAGAGTTGTGATTAACTATTTTCATAGTGAAGAAAATGCTTATGAATTACAAAATCAGATTGGAGAACGAGCGATTGCAATTCGTGCTGATGTCCGTAATCCAATCCAAGTTCGGGAGATGTTTGCTAAAGCTAAAAAACACTTTGGCTCCCCGATTACAACCATTGTGAATAATGCACTCGTGAATTTTAAATTTGATCCAGTTGCCAAGAAAGATGCCTTTTTCATTGAATGGGAAGACTATCACGCCCAGTTAGAAGGTGCGATTCGCGGTGCTCTGAATACCGTTCAGGCGGGAATAAATGATATGAAAGAAATAGGTTATGGCCGGATTATCTCGATCGGGACCAATTTATTTCAAAATCCAGTGGTTGCCTATCACGATTATACAACTAGCAAAGCCGCCCTTGTTGGTTTCACAAGAAATATGGCAAATGAATTAGGCCAATATGGAATTACAGTCAACATGGTTTCAGGCGGGCTATTAAAAGTTACGGATGCAAGTTCCGCAACCTCTGAGGAAGTGTTCCAATTAATCGAGAATACAACTCCACTAAGAAAGGTCACCGACCCGGCTGAAGTTGCGGATGCTGTTGTATTCTTTGCATCCCCTTGGGCTAGAGCCGTTACTGGACAGAATCTGATTGTTGATGGCGGTCTAGTCATGAAATAA
- a CDS encoding MFS transporter yields the protein MKPNRPFSYSKIFVIGSGFFALTLIWTFYNAYMPLILGNYIESKAIRGSIMGLDNLLAVLLIPFIGAWSDRMDTKIGNRLPFLVVGMPLAALTFILIPYVSTITFWILILVDIFFLLSMTIYRAPVIALMPDHTPSEKRSTANGIINFMGGVGAIVALFGLSILYGIDRTYPFNLAGLLLFFAFFLLFFTVDRKPAYAGKTSDSLDESQAAHSLIEGLKTLRKPEFRGHFYILSAIFLYFIGYTGIESQFTIYAVEHVKMDESTAGLTLGFFSLSFVLFAIPAGLFGSKWGKVPVMLIGLVALPLIFITIPLLQ from the coding sequence ATGAAACCAAATCGACCTTTTTCTTACTCGAAAATTTTTGTGATTGGGAGTGGCTTTTTTGCTTTAACATTGATTTGGACCTTTTATAATGCGTATATGCCTTTGATTCTAGGTAATTATATCGAAAGTAAGGCAATCCGCGGCAGTATTATGGGTCTAGATAATTTGCTGGCTGTTCTGTTAATCCCTTTTATTGGAGCCTGGTCTGACCGAATGGACACGAAGATCGGAAATAGACTCCCGTTCCTAGTTGTGGGCATGCCGCTAGCTGCTTTAACGTTTATTTTGATTCCATACGTTTCGACAATCACATTCTGGATCCTTATTCTCGTCGATATTTTCTTCTTGCTTTCGATGACGATCTACAGGGCTCCAGTAATTGCGTTAATGCCGGATCACACCCCTTCTGAAAAGCGGTCCACAGCAAATGGAATTATCAATTTCATGGGTGGGGTCGGAGCGATTGTGGCTTTATTTGGATTATCCATCTTATACGGAATAGACCGTACTTATCCATTTAACTTGGCGGGACTTCTCCTTTTCTTTGCCTTTTTCCTGCTTTTCTTTACGGTGGACAGAAAGCCGGCTTATGCCGGAAAGACGAGTGATTCATTAGATGAAAGCCAGGCGGCCCATTCATTAATTGAGGGATTAAAGACTTTAAGGAAACCCGAGTTCAGGGGACATTTTTATATTCTTTCAGCTATTTTTCTATATTTTATTGGCTACACCGGAATTGAGTCTCAATTCACCATCTATGCGGTGGAACATGTAAAAATGGATGAAAGTACAGCTGGCTTGACGCTCGGTTTTTTCAGCTTATCCTTCGTCCTCTTTGCGATTCCAGCAGGTCTCTTTGGAAGTAAATGGGGTAAAGTACCAGTCATGCTTATTGGATTGGTTGCACTCCCGCTTATTTTCATTACTATTCCTTTGCTTCAGTAA
- a CDS encoding GerAB/ArcD/ProY family transporter has translation MLENEKISVRQFRVLVTFFTIGTSILVFPSVITKYAKQDAWLVVILSIGIGLIVIWMFNKIAQLFPDMNIAQINEKLFGKWPGKILSIIMVWFAFIASAELLFYSGTFFRVNLLPETPIEVLHIMTTILLVMAVRIGLETFSRAAEIFWVIFIFLFLLLLFVIPHSKFENLQPVLENGIKPLLYPTLILVFVSSINAIYLLMIFPASVNKLKGGQKSFYAGQIIGGIIIFIVTILAILVLGADATARFPYPSYVLAQKINVGDFIKRIEVIVATMWFIAVYFKLIIYFYACCAGLGQVLNLKNYRPIVLPMGMILTAFTSMMFPNVVEQQQWDVKVLLITSYMVGGLLPLLILLVAYVRIRIKKNSF, from the coding sequence ATGCTTGAAAATGAAAAAATATCTGTACGCCAATTTAGGGTATTAGTAACTTTTTTTACGATTGGAACAAGTATACTTGTATTTCCATCAGTTATAACAAAATATGCAAAGCAGGATGCTTGGTTAGTAGTGATACTTAGTATCGGCATAGGGTTAATTGTGATATGGATGTTTAATAAAATTGCTCAGCTATTCCCAGATATGAACATTGCCCAAATCAATGAAAAACTCTTTGGCAAGTGGCCTGGAAAAATATTATCAATCATTATGGTTTGGTTCGCATTTATTGCTTCAGCAGAACTTCTTTTCTATTCAGGCACTTTCTTTCGGGTAAATCTCTTGCCCGAAACACCTATAGAAGTACTTCATATCATGACAACTATCCTTTTGGTAATGGCTGTCCGCATCGGTTTAGAAACATTTTCACGTGCAGCAGAAATATTTTGGGTAATCTTTATCTTCCTATTTTTGTTGCTGTTATTTGTTATACCTCACAGCAAGTTTGAGAATTTACAGCCTGTTTTGGAAAATGGTATAAAGCCCTTGCTTTATCCTACCCTTATTTTAGTATTTGTTTCCTCAATAAACGCCATCTATTTACTGATGATTTTCCCGGCAAGTGTCAATAAGCTCAAGGGAGGGCAAAAATCATTTTATGCAGGTCAAATTATAGGGGGAATTATCATTTTTATTGTAACAATCTTAGCCATCCTGGTTTTAGGAGCAGATGCCACTGCAAGATTTCCTTACCCAAGCTATGTATTAGCCCAAAAAATTAATGTAGGTGACTTTATTAAACGAATAGAAGTAATAGTAGCGACCATGTGGTTCATAGCCGTATATTTTAAGCTGATTATTTACTTTTATGCATGTTGTGCAGGACTTGGACAGGTTTTGAATCTAAAAAATTATCGTCCTATCGTTTTACCGATGGGGATGATCCTAACTGCATTTACTTCTATGATGTTTCCGAATGTTGTTGAACAGCAACAATGGGATGTGAAAGTGCTGTTAATCACTAGTTATATGGTAGGGGGTTTATTACCACTGCTTATATTACTAGTTGCATATGTTCGTATCAGAATAAAAAAGAATAGTTTTTAA
- a CDS encoding spore germination protein: protein MKKKRGSSVDFFKKSPRKHRGKQKQHKQANNSQNQINHDQLYTNLAENLQKIKETLGYSEDIIIREFRIGREKSIKASIIFTDGLVDTISNQEFILESLMKDFPQADLNTISMEELVLNIKETTLTVAEIKDISNYNSLYESLFSGNVILLINGYSVGLAISMKGGKERNVTEPSSENSIRGPREALTENIRVNTALIRRKINNPNLWLESRKMGKQTKTTVSLMYIKGIANNKVIEEIRRRLDTINIDSILDTLYIEELIQDETYTPFPTIYSSERPDVIAGNLLEGRIAILVDGTPFVLIVPAVFIQFLHAPDDYYNRSDITTLLRILRLIGLLIAMLGPSVYIAITTFHQEMLPTPLLISLAAQREGVPFPAFVEALMMEVTFEILRESGLRLPRAIGQAVSIVGTLVIGTAAVEAGIVSAAMVIVVSITAISSFIVSSYNLSISIRMLRFPFMGLAASFGFFGITFGFFAVILHLCNLRSFGVPYLSPFAPYIKEDQKDAVFQFPRWAQVSRPRFISQRNIEREDTDMPKPDKGNN, encoded by the coding sequence ATGAAAAAAAAGCGGGGATCATCTGTGGATTTTTTCAAGAAATCACCAAGAAAACATCGGGGAAAACAAAAACAGCATAAACAGGCAAATAATTCACAAAATCAAATAAACCATGATCAATTATATACTAATTTAGCTGAAAACCTTCAAAAAATTAAAGAAACTCTTGGGTACAGTGAAGATATAATCATACGTGAATTCCGGATCGGAAGAGAAAAATCAATAAAAGCAAGCATTATTTTTACCGATGGGCTTGTCGATACTATTTCGAACCAGGAATTCATCTTAGAATCATTGATGAAAGATTTTCCACAGGCAGATTTAAACACGATAAGTATGGAAGAACTTGTTTTAAACATAAAAGAAACAACCCTGACAGTTGCAGAAATCAAAGATATTTCTAATTATAATTCACTATACGAATCCCTTTTTTCAGGAAATGTCATTCTTTTGATCAATGGATATTCCGTCGGATTAGCTATTAGCATGAAAGGTGGAAAAGAACGGAATGTTACGGAACCATCTTCCGAAAATTCCATAAGGGGACCAAGGGAGGCCTTAACAGAAAATATTCGCGTCAATACCGCGTTAATTCGCCGAAAAATAAATAATCCTAATCTTTGGCTAGAATCAAGAAAAATGGGAAAACAAACAAAGACTACCGTGTCTTTAATGTATATTAAAGGAATTGCTAATAACAAAGTAATAGAAGAAATCAGGAGACGCTTAGATACGATTAACATTGACAGTATTTTGGATACCTTATATATTGAAGAACTTATCCAAGATGAGACATATACCCCTTTTCCTACCATTTATAGTTCTGAACGTCCTGATGTGATTGCTGGAAATCTTTTAGAAGGAAGGATTGCCATACTTGTCGATGGAACTCCGTTCGTATTAATAGTCCCGGCCGTATTCATTCAATTTCTTCATGCTCCAGATGATTATTATAATCGCTCTGATATTACGACACTTTTACGGATTCTTAGATTAATCGGTTTATTGATCGCGATGTTAGGACCATCCGTATATATTGCGATTACGACTTTTCATCAAGAAATGCTGCCAACACCATTATTAATAAGTCTGGCAGCACAACGTGAAGGGGTTCCGTTTCCGGCATTTGTTGAAGCTCTTATGATGGAGGTTACTTTTGAGATCTTGCGTGAATCAGGATTGAGATTGCCAAGAGCTATTGGTCAGGCAGTATCGATTGTTGGAACTTTAGTCATTGGAACCGCAGCAGTAGAGGCAGGAATCGTTTCAGCTGCGATGGTTATTGTTGTTTCGATTACAGCGATATCAAGTTTTATTGTTAGTTCTTATAATTTATCCATATCCATTAGAATGCTTCGTTTCCCATTCATGGGTTTAGCAGCTTCATTTGGTTTTTTTGGAATAACGTTTGGATTTTTTGCAGTCATCCTTCATTTATGCAATTTGAGATCGTTTGGAGTCCCTTATTTGTCACCATTTGCTCCTTATATTAAAGAAGATCAAAAAGATGCCGTATTTCAATTTCCGCGATGGGCTCAAGTATCTCGTCCGCGTTTTATTAGTCAACGTAATATAGAACGAGAGGATACAGATATGCCTAAACCAGACAAAGGAAATAATTGA
- a CDS encoding Ger(x)C family spore germination protein — protein MNRKILTIFICLSLFMMVTGCWNRRELNDLAIAVALGIDKVDEQYLLTVQIVNPGEIAARQGGGRSTPVVVFQEKGETLFESLRKITTNSPRKVYLAHLRMLVFGEEFAKEGIRNTMDFISRDHEIRPDFYFAVAKDSRAEDILKVLTSLEDIPANKLLSALETSEKVWAPTMSVTFDTLNSKLSSQGANPIITGVMKTGDSQTGGKNQNIENIDPPVRLKYDGMGVFKGEKLIGWLSEDDSKGLNFALGEVKNTIVATSCPQEEGKVALEVVRTNAELNTTVKNGEPTGTIKLFIDANVADVECSGLDLTQVSTIDDLEKRTGEKIKDQINSSIEAAQKKYKSDIFSFGEALHRSEPEYWNEIKSEWDQRFSDMSVTVDVKVRIHHTGTIGNYDIQEEGKPG, from the coding sequence ATGAATCGTAAAATCCTTACTATTTTCATTTGTCTTTCATTGTTTATGATGGTTACAGGATGTTGGAATCGAAGAGAATTAAATGATCTGGCTATTGCTGTTGCATTGGGTATTGACAAAGTGGATGAGCAATATCTGTTAACTGTACAAATTGTAAATCCAGGTGAGATTGCAGCCAGGCAAGGGGGTGGGAGGAGCACTCCTGTTGTCGTTTTTCAAGAAAAAGGGGAGACATTATTTGAATCTTTGAGAAAAATAACGACTAATTCTCCAAGAAAAGTATACCTGGCTCATCTTAGAATGTTAGTATTTGGTGAAGAATTTGCAAAAGAAGGGATTAGGAATACAATGGATTTTATTTCAAGAGATCATGAAATAAGACCAGACTTTTATTTTGCGGTAGCAAAGGATTCAAGAGCAGAAGACATATTAAAAGTATTAACATCATTAGAGGATATTCCAGCCAATAAATTATTAAGTGCTCTTGAAACTTCCGAGAAAGTGTGGGCTCCTACTATGTCCGTTACATTTGATACACTGAATTCCAAGCTGAGTAGTCAAGGAGCTAACCCCATCATAACTGGTGTTATGAAAACAGGCGATAGCCAAACTGGCGGAAAAAATCAAAATATAGAGAATATTGATCCCCCTGTAAGACTTAAATATGATGGAATGGGGGTTTTTAAGGGTGAAAAATTAATTGGGTGGTTAAGTGAAGATGACAGTAAAGGATTGAATTTTGCACTTGGAGAGGTGAAAAATACAATAGTAGCGACCTCATGTCCCCAAGAAGAAGGAAAAGTAGCATTAGAGGTCGTTCGCACAAATGCAGAATTAAATACAACAGTAAAAAACGGAGAACCGACAGGAACTATAAAGTTGTTTATAGATGCCAATGTAGCTGATGTAGAATGTTCAGGTTTAGATTTAACTCAAGTAAGCACCATTGATGATCTTGAAAAAAGAACTGGAGAAAAAATCAAGGACCAAATAAATTCTTCAATAGAAGCTGCTCAAAAAAAATATAAATCAGACATTTTCAGTTTCGGTGAAGCTTTACATCGTTCTGAACCTGAATATTGGAACGAGATAAAATCAGAGTGGGATCAAAGGTTTTCGGATATGTCAGTCACTGTAGATGTTAAAGTGAGAATTCATCATACCGGTACAATTGGTAATTACGACATTCAAGAGGAGGGGAAACCGGGGTAA
- a CDS encoding MalY/PatB family protein — MQLEKFIDRRKSHSVKWYLNNDEIIPLCIADMDFQVSEEIRSAISQKALHGIYGYSTFCERYFDAIIHWWETQHQWELKREWIQFSPGIIPGMNLLLKVLTKPGDHVIIQEPVYYPFYQTIKTQGCLIQENSLIYQNGRYEIDFVDFEKKAAHPRAKVFILCNPHNPVGRVWSEAELKQLGEICVRHNIIVISDEMHCDLTFKGFRHTPYATVAPSHLMNTITCVAPSKTFNIAGMQSSIIIIPNDEVREKYQEILEGYGLMRPNAFAIEGTIAAYYHGLPWLIQVKQYLEENVNFVTSYLEENIPEIKPVKPEATHLIWLDCRDLPIEPQKLHSFFFENAGIRLDEGRKFGPGGEGFERMNIACPREILESALGRIEKAVKNIQK, encoded by the coding sequence GTGCAATTAGAAAAGTTTATTGATCGCAGGAAAAGTCATTCCGTAAAGTGGTATTTAAACAATGATGAAATCATCCCGCTTTGCATTGCAGATATGGATTTTCAGGTTTCCGAAGAGATTCGGTCGGCAATTTCCCAAAAAGCGCTACATGGGATATACGGCTACAGCACTTTTTGTGAGAGATATTTTGACGCCATCATCCATTGGTGGGAGACACAGCATCAATGGGAGTTAAAAAGGGAGTGGATTCAATTTAGCCCAGGAATTATTCCAGGGATGAATTTGCTTTTAAAAGTATTAACTAAGCCTGGAGATCACGTTATCATACAGGAGCCTGTATACTACCCTTTCTACCAGACTATTAAAACACAAGGCTGCCTGATTCAAGAGAATTCACTGATCTATCAAAATGGCCGCTATGAAATCGACTTTGTTGACTTTGAAAAGAAAGCTGCTCACCCGCGTGCAAAAGTATTTATTCTTTGCAACCCTCATAATCCAGTAGGGAGAGTGTGGTCTGAAGCAGAATTAAAGCAGTTAGGCGAAATTTGTGTCAGGCATAATATTATCGTTATTTCCGATGAAATGCATTGTGATTTAACGTTTAAAGGTTTTCGGCATACTCCGTATGCGACTGTTGCCCCGTCACATCTTATGAATACCATAACCTGTGTCGCTCCAAGTAAAACCTTTAATATTGCCGGAATGCAAAGTTCCATTATCATCATTCCTAATGATGAGGTTCGTGAAAAATACCAAGAAATATTAGAAGGTTATGGCCTTATGAGACCGAATGCGTTTGCGATTGAAGGAACGATTGCTGCCTATTATCATGGGTTACCATGGCTCATACAGGTCAAACAATATTTAGAGGAAAATGTAAACTTTGTAACGAGCTATCTTGAGGAGAATATTCCTGAAATTAAACCTGTAAAGCCAGAAGCCACCCATTTAATTTGGTTAGATTGCCGGGATTTGCCGATTGAACCACAGAAACTTCATTCATTCTTTTTTGAAAATGCGGGTATTCGTTTAGATGAAGGGCGAAAGTTTGGTCCTGGCGGGGAAGGGTTTGAAAGAATGAATATTGCTTGCCCGCGTGAGATTTTAGAGTCAGCACTGGGCAGAATTGAAAAAGCGGTTAAAAACATACAAAAGTAG
- a CDS encoding GNAT family N-acetyltransferase yields the protein MSIDIETFPVLETDRLVLRKVIKEDAHSIFKYLSDEEVMRYYGLEPFQTVDDALSEISWYETIQNSKTGIRWGITLKGEGEVIGSCGFHNTVSQHYRAEIGFELSKEYWGKGIASEAIKAMISFGFEQINLNRIEALIEQQNFPSQKLVEKQGFIREGLLRSYEFTRGKFDDLYMYSLLKKDFIIF from the coding sequence ATGTCCATAGACATTGAGACATTTCCTGTATTAGAAACTGACAGACTAGTATTAAGAAAAGTTATCAAAGAAGATGCACATAGCATTTTTAAGTATCTCTCTGATGAAGAGGTAATGAGGTATTATGGATTAGAACCTTTTCAAACAGTCGACGATGCCTTAAGTGAGATTTCATGGTATGAAACGATACAAAACAGTAAAACTGGCATTAGATGGGGAATTACTTTAAAAGGTGAAGGAGAGGTTATTGGAAGCTGCGGTTTCCATAACACTGTTTCTCAGCATTATCGTGCTGAAATTGGGTTTGAGTTAAGTAAAGAGTATTGGGGAAAAGGAATAGCTAGTGAAGCCATTAAAGCTATGATAAGTTTTGGATTTGAGCAAATAAATTTAAATAGGATCGAAGCGTTAATTGAACAGCAAAATTTCCCCTCACAAAAGCTTGTAGAAAAACAGGGCTTTATCAGGGAAGGATTATTGAGAAGTTATGAGTTTACTCGCGGTAAATTTGATGACTTATATATGTATTCATTGTTAAAAAAAGACTTTATTATTTTTTAA
- a CDS encoding phage holin, giving the protein MINWKVRFKNPTFIFTVFIPGLIFLTQMILSFINTFIYPIGFTISDDAVNGLLGIVNFIAFTFFGIGGVIDPTTKGIRDSIRARKYTRPM; this is encoded by the coding sequence TTGATCAATTGGAAAGTGCGGTTTAAGAATCCTACTTTTATTTTTACAGTTTTTATCCCTGGTCTTATTTTTCTTACTCAAATGATATTGTCTTTCATCAATACTTTTATATATCCAATTGGTTTCACCATTTCAGATGATGCTGTCAATGGATTATTAGGAATAGTTAACTTCATTGCATTTACGTTCTTCGGTATAGGAGGAGTCATCGATCCGACAACGAAGGGTATAAGAGATAGCATAAGAGCAAGAAAATATACGAGACCGATGTAA
- a CDS encoding class I SAM-dependent methyltransferase, with translation MNHYEEQLEESWEVNSKAWTESIREEKIKSRKTVTNPAIIQAILAQDPQAVLDIGCGEGWLARELARKDIRVVGIDGSEPLIDAARKLGSGEFFWLNYGQFSDDPTKVGSNFDVVVFNFSLLSEQIQSVLEASKLVLKKSGKIIIQTLHPISVIHNEMDRYENGWRIENFDGMGEGYQASMPWYFRTLASWVRDLHEAGLQLADCQEPFDPIDGKPLSLILVVTTK, from the coding sequence GTGAATCATTATGAGGAGCAGCTTGAAGAAAGCTGGGAGGTTAATAGCAAGGCTTGGACTGAATCGATTAGAGAGGAAAAAATTAAGAGCAGGAAAACAGTTACGAATCCAGCGATTATTCAGGCTATCCTAGCGCAAGACCCGCAAGCTGTCTTAGACATAGGCTGCGGCGAAGGCTGGCTTGCAAGAGAACTTGCAAGAAAAGATATTCGAGTCGTCGGGATTGATGGCAGTGAACCTTTAATTGATGCGGCCAGGAAACTGGGCAGCGGAGAATTTTTTTGGCTGAACTACGGCCAATTTTCAGATGATCCGACTAAGGTAGGAAGCAATTTTGATGTGGTTGTATTTAATTTTTCGCTTTTATCAGAACAGATTCAGTCTGTCCTTGAAGCTAGCAAACTTGTATTAAAGAAATCTGGCAAAATCATTATTCAAACCCTCCACCCTATTTCTGTCATCCATAACGAGATGGACCGTTACGAGAATGGCTGGAGAATCGAAAATTTCGATGGTATGGGTGAAGGCTATCAGGCAAGTATGCCTTGGTATTTCCGAACGTTGGCATCGTGGGTTCGAGACCTTCATGAAGCAGGACTTCAACTTGCGGATTGCCAAGAGCCGTTTGACCCGATTGACGGTAAACCTCTGTCCCTTATTTTAGTTGTTACTACTAAATAG
- the hflX gene encoding GTPase HflX: MPEKHKALLVGVNLNSQDHFDYSMKELENLAEACDLEVVGKVTQNLSKIHKAHYLGSGKLKETSELFNETGANIIIFNDELSPTQTRNLEEIFNCEVIDRTMLILAIFERRAKTREAMLQVEAAHLKYMLPRIAGQGESLGRQGGGAGLKNRGSGETKLELDRRKIEEKISFLNKELDVLVSQRKVQRNLRKKSGVPLVSLVGYTNAGKSTIMNALVRKNSASDNKQVFERDMLFATLDTSVRKMKLPKNQSFLLADTVGFVDKLPHHLVKAFRSTLEEAASADLLIHVVDYSSPYYQEQINVTNKTLKEMGIDHIPMIYAFNKSDLTDVEFPLKEGNRLYLSAKEGTGIDELVDMISEQTTKDHIHCEMLIPFDQGGLISYLNEYASILAISYENEGTKLSLKCRKSDFEKYQQYVI; the protein is encoded by the coding sequence ATGCCAGAAAAACACAAAGCGCTCCTTGTCGGTGTGAATTTAAATAGTCAGGATCACTTCGATTATTCGATGAAGGAATTAGAAAACTTGGCCGAAGCCTGTGACTTAGAAGTAGTGGGAAAAGTCACTCAAAATCTCAGCAAAATTCATAAAGCCCATTACCTTGGGTCTGGTAAGCTGAAGGAAACCAGTGAGCTTTTTAATGAAACAGGAGCTAATATAATCATATTTAACGACGAATTATCTCCCACTCAGACCCGAAACCTTGAAGAAATATTTAATTGCGAAGTCATCGACCGAACGATGTTAATATTAGCTATTTTCGAAAGAAGGGCCAAGACAAGAGAAGCTATGCTCCAGGTTGAAGCAGCCCATTTAAAATACATGCTGCCGCGGATTGCCGGTCAAGGTGAGTCATTAGGACGCCAAGGCGGGGGAGCGGGTTTAAAAAATCGAGGCTCGGGGGAAACCAAATTAGAACTCGACCGCAGAAAAATCGAAGAGAAAATTTCTTTTTTAAACAAAGAACTTGACGTACTTGTCAGTCAGCGTAAAGTTCAAAGGAATCTGCGGAAAAAGAGCGGGGTACCGCTTGTGTCTCTAGTTGGATATACAAACGCCGGAAAATCAACGATTATGAATGCATTGGTGAGGAAAAATAGTGCTTCGGATAACAAACAAGTTTTCGAAAGAGATATGCTGTTTGCCACCCTCGACACGTCTGTCCGGAAAATGAAGCTGCCGAAAAACCAATCGTTTCTGTTAGCAGATACGGTCGGATTCGTGGATAAATTGCCGCATCATCTAGTCAAAGCATTTCGCTCGACACTAGAGGAAGCAGCATCTGCTGACCTCCTAATCCATGTCGTTGACTATTCGAGTCCGTACTATCAGGAACAAATCAATGTCACAAATAAAACTTTAAAAGAAATGGGAATCGACCATATTCCGATGATATATGCTTTTAATAAGTCCGATTTAACCGATGTAGAGTTTCCGCTGAAAGAGGGGAATCGGCTGTATCTTTCAGCAAAAGAGGGAACAGGAATTGATGAACTCGTCGACATGATTAGCGAGCAAACGACAAAGGACCATATCCATTGTGAGATGCTGATTCCCTTTGATCAGGGGGGACTGATTTCTTATCTCAATGAATATGCTAGTATTCTTGCGATTAGTTACGAGAATGAAGGAACAAAATTAAGCCTAAAGTGCAGGAAAAGTGATTTTGAGAAGTATCAGCAGTATGTGATTTGA
- a CDS encoding DUF6944 family repetitive protein — MTSQVENSKETKKNNTSDNEDLILQLEKQVSIAVWIQFIGQFMEAILLSKIASISEEIRSDPNERQIIHGVWIQSIGQLLESIGVTQQVITSDDYIQLKGQEITTLGDWIQVFGTLIEAQGGSRVLAEEIARMEAELFIP; from the coding sequence ATGACATCTCAAGTAGAAAATTCGAAGGAAACCAAAAAAAATAACACCTCTGACAATGAGGATTTGATATTACAGCTTGAAAAACAAGTTTCGATTGCAGTCTGGATTCAATTTATTGGTCAGTTCATGGAGGCAATCCTCTTATCAAAAATTGCATCGATTAGTGAGGAAATCAGATCTGATCCAAATGAAAGACAAATCATACATGGAGTTTGGATTCAATCGATTGGCCAATTATTAGAAAGTATCGGTGTTACACAGCAGGTTATAACAAGTGATGATTATATCCAGCTGAAAGGACAAGAAATCACTACGCTTGGGGATTGGATACAAGTGTTCGGTACATTAATTGAAGCTCAAGGGGGAAGTCGGGTATTAGCTGAAGAAATAGCAAGAATGGAAGCCGAACTTTTCATTCCATAA
- a CDS encoding DUF5367 family protein has product MKNYFFTGIWGVLVWAFATLFFVIFGENVLFSPGTNHFFYSLCLLIVGTGVLLWGVTYIYLLFDKTENAALKFGLIGTIIGLTLDTISLSNHSLIFPKLNDSQVIAFTSWMSFAYALYLVIPAMIYQIRKN; this is encoded by the coding sequence ATGAAAAATTATTTCTTTACGGGGATTTGGGGTGTGTTAGTCTGGGCTTTCGCTACCTTATTTTTTGTGATTTTTGGTGAAAACGTCCTCTTTAGTCCTGGTACAAATCATTTTTTCTATAGTCTTTGCCTATTGATTGTTGGCACTGGCGTTTTATTATGGGGTGTGACCTATATATACTTGCTTTTCGATAAAACAGAAAACGCAGCTTTAAAGTTTGGTTTGATCGGAACGATTATTGGTTTAACGTTAGATACTATTTCATTATCAAATCACTCTCTTATCTTTCCAAAATTGAATGACTCTCAGGTGATTGCTTTTACCTCATGGATGTCCTTTGCTTATGCATTGTATTTGGTAATCCCTGCAATGATTTATCAAATTAGGAAAAATTAA